The Microplitis demolitor isolate Queensland-Clemson2020A chromosome 8, iyMicDemo2.1a, whole genome shotgun sequence genome has a segment encoding these proteins:
- the LOC103573243 gene encoding retinol-binding protein pinta produces the protein MNIRELPDGLKKFAKEELGEDDNHLIEDVNYIVEWLKKQPHLHVRTDPQWIVGFLRGCKHSLEQTKKKLDAYYTIRTHLPELFLERDPKQLKIQKILEMGTYLPLPRTDKPDGPRVILVRGAIYDPKKCTFQEVLKIFFMIMDILLLEDDWLNVAGQDTVLDLSGSRLEHASQFTPAVIKKAVTCFQDAYPIKTKSLHFINAPPTFDAIFAIFKRFMSDKLRKRIMVHSEMEKVFDYIPKRVFPSDYGGDAPSIAQLTKEWKKKVIAKQEWFVEDSQYRVTESKRPGKPITGLDLFGVEGSFKQLEFD, from the exons atgaatattcggGAATTACCAGatggattgaaaaaatttgccaAAGAAGAACTTGGCGAAGATGATAATCATTTAATTGAAGatgtaaattatattgtagAATGGCTGAAGAAACAGCCTCACCTGCATGTACGTACAGATCCGCAGTGGATAGTAGGGTTTTTACGAGGTTGTAAACACAGTTTAgaacaaactaaaaaaaaattagatgcTTATTATACTATTAGAACACATTTGCCTGAGCTTTTTCTCGAACGCGATCCGAAGCAGTTGAAGATACAAAAGATACTTGAAATGGG aacATATTTACCACTGCCAAGGACTGATAAACCAGACGGGCCACGTGTTATATTGGTACGCGGTGCAATATATGATCCTAAAAAATGTACTTTTCAagaagtacttaaaattttcttcatgaTTATGGATATTCTGTTACTTGAAGATGATTg GCTTAACGTTGCAGGGCAAGATACTGTTCTAGATCTCAGCGGAAGTCGCCTCGAGCACGCGAGCCAGTTCACGCCTGCTGTGATAAAGAAAGCCGTCACCTGTTTTCAA gacGCTTATCCAATTAAGACTAAAAGTTTACACTTTATAAATGCCCCGCCTACATTTGATGCGATATTCGCGATTTTCAAAAGATTTATGAGCGATAAATTAAGAAAGAGa ataatggTTCACAGTGAAATGGAGAAAGTTTTTGATTATATACCAAAACGTGTTTTCCCTTCTGATTACGGTGGAGATGCTCCTTCTATTGCTCAATTAACCA AAGAATGGAAAAAGAAAGTAATTGCGAAACAAGAGTGGTTTGTCGAAGACTCTCAATACCGAGTGACAGAGTCAAAGAGGCCTGGAAAGCCAATTACAGGATTAGATCTCTTTGGAGTCGAAGGTAGTTTCAAACAACTTGAGTTcgattga
- the LOC103573336 gene encoding facilitated trehalose transporter Tret1 — protein sequence FLHFGRGVDIENSVEKDNNKEIESQQQFTPERGSQWLQFIAAISASLAVIACGGHLGWTSPALPHLTDPSIESPITKSQGAWVVTLYTIGAIIGSLISPVCIDRLGRKYSLLILAAPQLVGWCLIIFATNVEMLYAARLIAGIGHGGVYNVTVIYLAEIADKNIRGALGTLLKMSTNIGTLFVTTLGAYFPYWKLNLISLSIPFLFIVVFIFMPETPYFYLIKNRVPEAEKSLMVLRRLKNVESVREDIEVMRSAVEEGKRSKKNLLVELVRTRGNRRALLILLGLKATQQFSGHIVVVAYTQEIFAQSGSALPAAQAVVILGVFQLVAGILAAALVDRLGRRILMLVSGLSSSIALIAVGIFFYLKYSVHMDVSSITWLPIAALIAYDVMEVFGIGTLPYVLMGELFPTNVKGTAVASGILVGAVFATLVGLSFQAMNSALGIHWTFWIFAICCTLGTLFVYFITPETKGKSLEEIQRELNPQKIFTTKH from the exons tttttacattttggaCGTGGGGTTGACATTGAAAATTCTGTggaaaaagataataataaagaaattgaaAGCCAACAACAGTTTACACCTGAACGAGGAAGTCAGTGGTTACAATTTATCGCAGCAATTAGCG CTAGCCTAGCAGTTATAGCTTGTGGAGGTCACCTCGGATGGACTTCTCCAGCTTTGCCTCATCTGACGGATCCAAGTATCGAAAGCCCGATAACCAAGAGTCAAGGTGCGTGGGTGGTTACCTTGTATACAATTGGTGCAATAATCGGTTCACTAATAAGTCCTGTGTGCATTGATCGACTTGGACGAAAATATTCACTATTAATACTAGCAGCTCCACAGCTTGTTGGTTGGTGTCTCATTATCTTTGCTACAAACGTTGAAATGTTATACGCAGCACGGTTAATTGCTGGTATTGGACACGGCGGTGTTTATAATGTCACAGTAATTTATCTTGCTGAAATAGCGGATAAAAATATACGCGGTGCATTGGGTAcacttttaaaaatgtcaacgAACATTGGTACACTATTTGTCACAACACTTGGTGCTTATTTTCCATACTGgaaattaaatcttatttcattatcaataccatttttatttattgttgtgTTTATATTTATGCCAGAAACACcgtacttttatttaattaaaaatcgagTACCTGAAGCTGAAAAAAGTTTGATGGTACTTAgaagattaaaaaatgttgaaagtGTGAGGGAGGATATTGAAGTGATGAGAAGTGCCGTTGAGGAAGGCAAGAggtcaaagaaaaatttattggtggAATTAGTGAGAACTCGTGGTAATAGACGGGCATTGTTGATACTATTAGGACTTAAGGCGACTCAACAATTCTCAGGACATATAGTTGTAGTGGCCTATACTCAAGAGATTTTTGCTCAAAGTGGTTCAGCTCTACCAGCAGCACAGGCCGTTGTTATTCTCGGTGTCTTCCAACTTGTGGCCGGAATCCTTGCCGCAGCTCTTGTTGATCGTCTTGGTAGAAGAATCCTGATGCTTGTCTCTGGTCTGTCATCATCAATTGCCCTGATTGCCGTTGGTATCTTCTTTTATCTTAAATACAGTGTACACATGGACGTTTCATCGATTACTTGGTTACCGATTGCTGCTCTGATTGCGTACGACGTGATGGAAGTATTTGGAATTGGTACACTCCCGTACGTACTTATGGGTGaattatttcctacaaatgtTAAAGGGACTGCTGTAGCAAGTGGAATCTTAGTCGGTGCTGTCTTTGCTACACTAGTTGGTCTTAGTTTTCAAGCAATGAACAGTGCACTTGGAATCCATTGGACATTCTGGATATTTGCCATCTGTTGTACTCTAGGCACTCTCTTTGTCTATTTTATTACGCCTGAGACGAAAGGAAAGTCATTGGAAGAGATCCAGCGGGAGTTAAatccacaaaaaatttttacgaccaaacattaa